In Gammaproteobacteria bacterium, the following proteins share a genomic window:
- a CDS encoding GIDE domain-containing protein — translation MHAADPGNFWLWTIVLCVVAAGALVAGFMFLLRAWAVEETPVSLVRSAAQGYVKLEGHADLMPGAPIISPLTQSRCTWWSYKVEERARSGRNQGWQAIEHGTSDDLFLLRDSTGQCVIDPEHAEVITTTRTVWYGDQPQPQRGPPIGGFGLTSPYRYVEELIAPQDFIFALGFFRTQNASADALALNQDVAQLLHDWKQDQADLLRRFDKDHDGQLNDQEWEVARQAAREQVLAQERQAMQRPPMNVLAKPEDGRRFIISTRPEKQVVRRFQIAAAGCLLLFVIAGVAAGYRITLHHQASTATYVVPSAQP, via the coding sequence GTGCACGCTGCGGATCCCGGCAATTTCTGGTTGTGGACGATAGTGCTGTGCGTGGTGGCAGCGGGCGCGCTGGTCGCGGGCTTCATGTTCCTGCTGCGCGCCTGGGCGGTCGAGGAGACGCCAGTCTCGCTCGTGCGCTCCGCGGCTCAAGGCTACGTGAAACTTGAGGGACACGCGGACCTGATGCCGGGTGCGCCGATCATTTCGCCGCTGACCCAAAGCCGCTGTACCTGGTGGTCCTACAAAGTGGAAGAGCGCGCACGATCCGGCCGGAATCAGGGTTGGCAAGCCATCGAGCATGGCACCAGCGACGATTTGTTTTTGCTCCGTGACTCTACCGGCCAGTGCGTAATAGATCCCGAGCATGCCGAGGTGATCACGACGACCCGGACTGTCTGGTACGGGGACCAGCCACAGCCACAACGCGGACCACCCATCGGGGGATTTGGTCTGACTTCGCCGTATCGCTATGTCGAAGAGCTCATTGCTCCCCAGGACTTCATTTTTGCGCTGGGATTCTTCCGCACGCAGAATGCCAGCGCCGACGCCCTGGCCCTCAATCAGGACGTCGCCCAGTTGCTGCATGACTGGAAACAGGATCAGGCGGATCTGCTGCGACGCTTCGACAAAGATCACGACGGCCAGTTGAACGACCAGGAATGGGAAGTTGCGCGCCAAGCCGCGCGCGAGCAAGTGCTGGCTCAGGAACGCCAGGCCATGCAGCGCCCGCCCATGAACGTGCTGGCGAAACCGGAAGACGGGCGGCGCTTCATCATTTCCACGCGCCCGGAAAAGCAGGTGGTCCGGCGTTTCCAGATCGCAGCCGCGGGCTGCCTGCTGCTGTTTGTAATTGCCGGCGTTGCTGCCGGCTACAGGATTACGCTGCACCACCAGGCATCCACTGCGACCTACGTGGTCCCGAGCGCACAACCCTGA
- a CDS encoding energy transducer TonB, with protein sequence MFKASVCLLGVLAIAGCATLPPPKPATPLPTPPPRPVLIGTPTSEPLTPQMQALQGDAADQQVLARFIVSPDGSVQHAHAIFTLLSPADTATVLNALGQWRFKPAMHGTEAVAGEFMYPLFFGPDSAQARTRFFCRNQPLMYKPESGCEIVDFGPWRIFRMDPVYPANLLDQHLAGSVTLSFDVDARGRVQDPKVVSATPPGVFDATAVAAVRQWYFEPLQEQKDPAEQHVTVTVKFTPPGNGAGANTHSPPPR encoded by the coding sequence ATGTTCAAAGCTTCGGTATGTCTGTTGGGGGTGCTGGCAATCGCCGGCTGTGCGACGCTTCCACCTCCCAAGCCAGCCACACCGCTGCCGACACCGCCCCCGCGACCGGTTTTGATCGGCACGCCCACCAGCGAACCGTTGACGCCGCAGATGCAGGCCCTGCAGGGCGACGCCGCGGATCAGCAGGTTCTGGCGCGCTTCATCGTGTCCCCGGACGGAAGCGTGCAGCATGCGCATGCCATCTTCACGTTGTTGTCACCCGCGGACACTGCGACGGTGCTGAATGCGCTGGGCCAATGGCGTTTCAAACCGGCGATGCACGGGACTGAGGCGGTGGCCGGCGAGTTCATGTATCCGTTGTTCTTTGGTCCGGACAGTGCCCAGGCGCGCACGCGGTTTTTCTGCCGCAATCAGCCGTTGATGTACAAACCGGAAAGCGGTTGTGAAATTGTGGACTTTGGTCCTTGGCGGATTTTTCGCATGGACCCGGTATATCCCGCCAACCTTCTGGATCAGCATCTGGCCGGGAGTGTGACGCTGAGTTTCGATGTGGATGCGCGCGGTCGCGTGCAGGATCCCAAAGTCGTTAGCGCCACACCCCCGGGCGTATTTGACGCCACCGCGGTCGCGGCCGTGCGGCAGTGGTATTTCGAGCCGCTGCAGGAACAGAAAGATCCCGCCGAGCAGCACGTCACCGTGACGGTCAAGTTCACCCCGCCGGGCAACGGGGCCGGCGCCAACACTCATTCTCCGCCGCCGCGTTGA
- a CDS encoding 2OG-Fe(II) oxygenase, with protein MPANRSHEIEGRPIRVFDGLIAQPDIYRLTAAMESGAFKRDEVARPETAGFRHWALNIPLETAPRLPVYQPTLDAVREFDGGERYRIYRCYCNHAGYGDMLFTHTDAAPGQPGLTALWYVAPEWNVEWGGETLFFNSQMDAEVAVSPRPGRLVVFDGAITHVGRPPNRICYAPRYTLAFKLKPEN; from the coding sequence ATGCCAGCCAATCGCAGTCATGAAATCGAGGGCCGCCCAATCCGCGTTTTCGACGGCCTCATCGCCCAGCCGGACATTTACCGCCTGACCGCGGCCATGGAAAGCGGCGCGTTCAAGCGTGACGAAGTCGCGCGCCCGGAAACCGCCGGTTTCCGGCATTGGGCGCTGAACATCCCGCTGGAAACCGCACCGCGGCTGCCCGTGTATCAGCCCACGCTCGATGCGGTGCGTGAATTTGACGGCGGCGAACGCTATCGCATTTACCGCTGTTACTGCAATCACGCGGGCTACGGCGACATGCTGTTCACGCACACCGATGCCGCTCCCGGCCAGCCAGGGTTGACGGCACTGTGGTACGTGGCGCCGGAATGGAATGTCGAGTGGGGCGGCGAGACTTTGTTTTTCAATTCACAGATGGATGCGGAAGTGGCGGTCAGTCCGCGACCCGGACGCCTGGTGGTGTTCGATGGCGCCATCACCCACGTTGGCCGTCCGCCGAACCGCATCTGTTATGCGCCGCGTTACACGCTGGCATTCAAATTGAAGCCCGAGAACTGA
- a CDS encoding plastocyanin/azurin family copper-binding protein: MYKDSIWAVIALTAITGTAAAAGVSMASGSGQHFAFGHPGPGAGPVQVIHVRVLDTLRFQPARIVVTRGETVKFVVDNVGKLMHEFVIGDAAVQAEHEKEMHAMPGMTMEHDVNGVTLPPGKTRDLLWTFTRDGVVEYACHEPGHFAAGMVGKIYIEPPGRHG, encoded by the coding sequence ATGTACAAAGATTCGATTTGGGCTGTCATTGCTTTGACAGCCATCACCGGGACGGCTGCGGCAGCCGGCGTGTCCATGGCGTCGGGCAGCGGCCAGCATTTTGCCTTCGGTCATCCTGGCCCAGGCGCAGGGCCGGTGCAGGTGATTCATGTGCGCGTGCTCGACACCCTGCGTTTCCAGCCCGCGCGCATTGTCGTGACCCGCGGCGAAACCGTGAAATTCGTGGTTGACAACGTGGGCAAGCTGATGCACGAATTCGTGATCGGCGATGCCGCGGTGCAGGCCGAGCACGAAAAGGAAATGCACGCCATGCCCGGCATGACCATGGAGCATGACGTGAACGGCGTCACGCTGCCGCCGGGAAAGACCCGCGATCTTCTATGGACCTTCACCCGCGACGGCGTGGTGGAATACGCCTGTCACGAGCCGGGCCATTTCGCCGCCGGGATGGTCGGAAAAATCTACATCGAACCGCCCGGCCGTCACGGTTGA
- a CDS encoding gamma carbonic anhydrase family protein, translating to MPLRRFQSQTPALGQRVYVDGTALVIGQVVLADDVSLWPYAVVRGDVNAIRIGARSNIQDLSVLHVTHDGPYSPAGFALAVGEDVTVGHRCVLHACTIGDRCLVGMGSIVMDGAVIEDEVLLAAGSLVGPGKRVESGYLYRGSPARKLRPLAAQERDMLRYSAAHYVGLKDRYLSAAGISDRK from the coding sequence GTGCCGTTGCGGAGGTTTCAGTCGCAGACGCCAGCCCTCGGGCAGCGTGTATATGTGGATGGCACCGCGCTGGTCATTGGCCAGGTGGTACTGGCCGACGACGTGTCGCTATGGCCATACGCGGTGGTGCGCGGCGACGTAAACGCCATTCGCATCGGGGCGCGCAGCAACATCCAGGATCTGAGCGTTTTGCACGTGACTCACGATGGGCCGTATTCACCCGCTGGTTTTGCACTGGCGGTCGGGGAAGACGTGACCGTCGGGCACAGGTGCGTGCTGCACGCCTGCACGATCGGCGACCGCTGTCTTGTAGGGATGGGCAGCATCGTGATGGACGGTGCGGTGATCGAAGACGAGGTACTGCTCGCGGCGGGGAGCCTGGTCGGCCCCGGCAAGCGCGTCGAGTCCGGATACCTGTATCGCGGCAGCCCGGCACGCAAGCTGCGCCCGCTGGCTGCGCAGGAGCGCGATATGCTGCGTTATTCCGCAGCCCATTATGTGGGTCTGAAAGACCGCTATTTGAGTGCTGCCGGGATCTCCGACCGGAAGTGA
- a CDS encoding PA0069 family radical SAM protein, with the protein MPVSPRVPIKGRGAVSNPQGRFETRRRGNFDDGWDIEEPPLPPLETVVTPETARSIISRNQSPDIPFTQSINPYRGCEHGCIYCFARPSHAYLNLSPGLDFETRLFYKQNAAELLDSELRKPGYRPAPITLGANTDPYQPIERKLKVTRSILQVLQRFHHPVSIITKSTLVTRDLDILSDMAQQDLANVMVSITTLDENLKRSLEPRAAGPRARLRCVHALALAGVPVGVLNAPIIPVVNDHEIEHILELAAQAGACGAGYVLLRLPHEVKDLFREWLNTHLPERAAHVMSIIRQMRGGQDYQAEFGTRMRGTGEYAELIARRFVVACKKFRLQNMRRLHLSSAHFRPPPDQAQLNLDLQTES; encoded by the coding sequence ATGCCGGTTTCACCTCGTGTTCCCATCAAAGGCCGCGGCGCGGTTTCCAATCCGCAAGGCCGGTTTGAAACCCGTCGACGCGGGAACTTCGACGACGGCTGGGATATCGAAGAGCCGCCGTTGCCGCCGCTGGAAACCGTAGTTACGCCGGAAACGGCGCGCTCCATCATCAGCCGCAATCAATCGCCGGACATTCCCTTCACGCAATCCATCAATCCTTACCGCGGCTGCGAGCATGGGTGCATCTACTGCTTTGCCCGGCCGAGCCATGCCTATCTGAATCTTTCACCCGGGCTGGATTTCGAAACCCGGCTGTTCTACAAACAAAACGCGGCGGAGCTGCTGGATAGCGAACTGCGCAAGCCGGGCTATCGCCCCGCGCCCATCACGCTGGGCGCCAACACCGACCCCTACCAGCCCATCGAGCGCAAGCTCAAAGTCACACGCTCGATTCTGCAGGTGCTGCAGCGCTTTCATCATCCGGTGAGCATCATCACCAAAAGCACACTGGTGACACGCGACCTCGACATCCTCAGCGACATGGCGCAACAGGATCTGGCAAACGTCATGGTGAGCATCACTACACTCGATGAAAATCTGAAACGCAGCCTGGAGCCACGCGCGGCCGGTCCCCGGGCACGGTTGCGCTGCGTGCACGCACTTGCGCTCGCGGGCGTGCCGGTGGGCGTGCTGAACGCACCCATTATCCCGGTGGTAAACGACCATGAAATCGAGCACATTCTGGAGTTGGCGGCGCAAGCCGGAGCCTGTGGCGCGGGCTATGTGTTGCTGCGGTTGCCGCACGAAGTGAAAGATCTGTTCCGCGAATGGCTGAATACGCACCTGCCGGAGCGCGCCGCCCACGTCATGAGCATCATCCGCCAGATGCGCGGCGGCCAGGATTACCAGGCAGAATTCGGCACGCGCATGCGCGGCACGGGTGAATATGCCGAGCTTATTGCCCGGCGCTTTGTGGTGGCCTGCAAAAAGTTCCGGTTGCAAAACATGCGCCGCTTGCACTTGAGCAGCGCGCACTTCCGTCCGCCGCCGGACCAGGCACAACTGAACCTGGATCTTCAGACCGAAAGCTAG
- a CDS encoding LemA family protein yields MGVTGYIILAIIVILIIYAFVLYNNLVVLKNNVATAWSNIDVLLKQRHDELPKLVETCKQYMGYEQQTLVKVMQAREGVQQARTSGNVAALGPAESQLRATIGNLFAVAEAYPDLKANESFQQLQSRITGLESSIADRREFYNDSVNTFNTRLEQFPAVLIARNFGFKEASRLEIAAGDKQDVNMKALFS; encoded by the coding sequence ATGGGCGTCACCGGTTACATCATCCTGGCAATTATTGTCATTCTCATCATTTACGCATTCGTACTCTACAACAACCTCGTAGTGCTGAAGAACAATGTCGCCACCGCCTGGTCGAACATCGACGTGCTGCTCAAGCAGCGCCACGATGAATTACCGAAACTGGTCGAGACCTGCAAGCAGTACATGGGCTATGAACAGCAGACCCTGGTGAAAGTCATGCAGGCCCGCGAAGGCGTGCAACAGGCACGCACCAGCGGCAACGTGGCTGCACTCGGCCCGGCCGAATCCCAATTGCGCGCCACCATCGGCAACCTGTTCGCCGTTGCCGAGGCCTATCCCGATCTCAAGGCTAATGAGTCCTTCCAGCAGCTGCAAAGCCGCATTACCGGACTGGAAAGCAGCATCGCGGACCGGCGCGAGTTCTACAACGATTCCGTAAACACCTTCAACACGCGCCTCGAGCAATTCCCAGCAGTGCTGATCGCGCGCAATTTCGGCTTCAAGGAAGCCAGCCGTCTGGAGATCGCTGCGGGCGACAAGCAAGACGTGAACATGAAGGCGCTGTTCAGCTGA
- a CDS encoding DUF488 domain-containing protein produces the protein MDKSHPVLWTIGHSTRTLGELIALLREHGVTRLVDVRTVPRSAHNPQFNTETLPASLSAQGIAYTHLAALGGLRHARKDSVNTGWRNASFRGYADYMQTADFARGLDELMALGGKETVAIVCAEAVPWRCHRSLIADALTVHGIEVRHIMGPGKWHAHKLTPFARVDGVRITYPPISTTAED, from the coding sequence ATGGACAAGTCGCATCCCGTACTGTGGACCATCGGCCATTCGACGCGCACGTTGGGTGAATTGATCGCCTTGCTGCGCGAGCATGGCGTCACGCGGCTGGTTGACGTGCGCACGGTGCCGCGCTCGGCTCACAATCCTCAGTTCAACACCGAAACCCTGCCGGCAAGTCTCAGTGCGCAGGGTATTGCCTACACGCACCTGGCGGCACTCGGCGGTTTGCGGCATGCGCGCAAGGACTCGGTGAACACCGGCTGGAGAAATGCCAGTTTCCGCGGCTACGCGGATTACATGCAGACGGCGGATTTCGCCCGCGGCCTGGACGAATTGATGGCGCTGGGCGGCAAGGAAACCGTGGCCATCGTGTGTGCCGAAGCGGTGCCGTGGCGTTGTCATCGCTCATTGATCGCCGATGCGCTCACGGTTCACGGCATCGAAGTGCGCCACATCATGGGGCCGGGCAAATGGCATGCGCATAAGCTCACACCTTTTGCGCGGGTGGATGGCGTGCGTATTACCTATCCGCCCATATCGACAACTGCCGAGGATTGA
- a CDS encoding DPP IV N-terminal domain-containing protein, which produces MKTITRLTGGVLLACAAFAVCAAEPAPPAPGYTIAQIFAEPGLTGYHPEQLEWSPDGRSLTYLLRSGADGLADLYIVDVASGKRALLLSAAQLAGAAAPPSSIKNQREQERITRYGVAGYHWSPKADAIFYLSNEQIYLYKLATRQTTQITHAPGAKRNPQMSPDEQWVSYVTDGDVHYVAIQGGPVHSVAPHQAEVLNGELNWVYTEELDLRSAYTWSPDSRYIAFLQSDERPVHSFPLINYVDQQPSVYEQKYPVAGMPNPIVRLGVRDVQTGKTVWMAMAGTPDTYLPRFGWLPQADRLFGEVLNRDQTKLQLLSADPQSGQARVLVTQTDPDWIDVRDAPHFLKSGGFVWSSQQDGWRHLYLYSDDGRQARLRTPGDYNVLKLEGVDEARGELYFTRYTHGPLNTELYRAALRGGEPRAVTTEPGTHDINMAPDAHHYLDSYSNVLTPPSLTLVSLENSRRTLIQASAKLPYRFQKPRFFTITAADGRTPVYARLTLPPDFDAGKKYPVIVYQYGGPDVGPIVRDAWGGTNFLFDQLLANQGFVLFATDNRAATYFSHRDQALVKLHLGKLALADQLAAVNWLKSQSYVDASRIGIWGWSYGGYMTAYALTHAPGVWRAGIAVAPVTQWQDYDTIYTERYMSTPQANPEGYAESSDVAAAKNLADPLLLVAGTGDDNVHWQNTMQFIQALIDANKPYQLLIYPNKTHGISGPAARTHLFTAMQDFWQRELLR; this is translated from the coding sequence ATGAAAACAATCACACGCCTGACGGGCGGTGTGTTGCTGGCCTGCGCTGCATTTGCGGTGTGCGCTGCAGAGCCGGCGCCGCCTGCACCGGGTTACACGATTGCCCAGATCTTTGCCGAGCCGGGATTGACCGGCTACCACCCTGAACAGCTTGAATGGAGTCCCGACGGCCGCTCTCTGACCTATCTGCTGCGCAGCGGCGCCGACGGTCTGGCCGATCTGTACATTGTGGATGTAGCCAGCGGCAAGCGTGCATTGTTGCTGTCAGCCGCACAGCTTGCCGGCGCCGCGGCACCGCCCTCCAGTATCAAGAACCAGAGGGAGCAGGAGCGCATCACCCGCTACGGCGTGGCTGGCTATCATTGGTCACCGAAAGCCGATGCAATCTTCTATCTGAGCAACGAGCAGATTTATCTATACAAGCTGGCGACCCGTCAAACCACCCAGATTACGCATGCGCCGGGTGCGAAGCGCAATCCCCAGATGTCGCCGGACGAACAGTGGGTGAGCTATGTGACGGACGGCGACGTGCACTACGTTGCCATACAGGGAGGTCCGGTGCACAGCGTCGCGCCGCACCAGGCCGAGGTGCTGAATGGCGAGCTCAATTGGGTTTATACCGAAGAGCTGGATCTGCGCTCGGCTTACACTTGGTCGCCGGACAGCCGTTACATCGCTTTCCTGCAATCCGACGAGCGCCCGGTACACAGCTTTCCGCTCATCAATTACGTGGATCAGCAGCCCAGCGTGTATGAGCAAAAATATCCCGTCGCCGGCATGCCCAATCCCATCGTGCGTCTGGGTGTGCGTGATGTGCAAACCGGCAAGACCGTGTGGATGGCGATGGCCGGCACGCCAGACACGTATCTGCCGCGTTTCGGCTGGCTGCCGCAGGCCGACCGCTTATTCGGCGAGGTGCTGAATCGCGACCAGACCAAGCTGCAGCTCCTGAGCGCCGATCCCCAATCGGGTCAGGCGCGGGTGCTGGTGACGCAGACCGATCCCGACTGGATTGACGTGCGCGACGCTCCTCATTTCCTCAAGAGCGGCGGCTTCGTATGGAGCAGCCAGCAGGACGGCTGGCGTCACCTGTACCTGTACAGCGACGACGGCCGTCAGGCGCGCCTGCGGACGCCCGGCGATTACAACGTACTCAAGCTTGAGGGTGTGGACGAGGCGCGCGGCGAACTGTATTTCACGCGTTACACCCACGGGCCGCTGAATACGGAGCTGTACCGCGCGGCGCTGCGCGGCGGCGAGCCGCGCGCTGTCACCACCGAACCCGGCACGCACGACATTAACATGGCGCCGGATGCGCATCACTATCTCGACAGCTATTCCAATGTGCTGACGCCGCCGTCACTCACGCTGGTGAGCCTCGAAAACAGCCGGCGCACGCTCATTCAGGCATCTGCCAAGTTGCCTTATCGCTTTCAGAAGCCCCGTTTCTTCACGATTACGGCGGCCGACGGACGCACGCCGGTATACGCGCGCCTTACGCTGCCTCCGGATTTCGACGCGGGCAAAAAATATCCGGTGATCGTGTATCAGTACGGCGGACCGGACGTCGGCCCGATCGTGCGCGACGCCTGGGGCGGAACCAATTTCCTGTTTGACCAGTTGCTGGCGAATCAGGGATTTGTTCTGTTCGCCACCGACAATCGCGCGGCCACCTATTTCAGTCACCGCGATCAGGCGCTGGTGAAACTCCATCTCGGCAAGCTGGCGCTCGCCGATCAGCTGGCGGCGGTGAACTGGCTCAAGTCCCAGTCCTATGTGGATGCGTCGCGCATCGGCATCTGGGGCTGGAGCTACGGCGGCTACATGACCGCTTACGCGCTTACTCACGCGCCCGGCGTGTGGCGTGCGGGCATCGCGGTGGCGCCCGTGACCCAGTGGCAGGATTACGACACAATCTACACTGAACGTTACATGAGTACGCCGCAGGCAAACCCCGAAGGTTATGCCGAAAGCTCGGACGTGGCCGCCGCCAAGAATCTCGCCGATCCGCTATTGCTGGTAGCGGGTACCGGCGATGACAACGTGCACTGGCAGAACACCATGCAGTTCATCCAGGCACTGATTGATGCCAACAAGCCTTATCAACTGCTGATTTATCCCAACAAGACGCATGGCATCTCCGGCCCCGCCGCGCGCACGCATCTGTTTACCGCCATGCAGGATTTCTGGCAACGGGAGCTGTTGCGCTAA
- a CDS encoding zf-TFIIB domain-containing protein: MKCPKCNSDLTPTTRHKLKVNYCQSCKGMWLERQELNQLEDEAFDFGDDAKGTLFLSTTPTTAKCPECSAPLKRFQYRFYELEMEVCTNQHGYWLDEDEDTRVLELMKQEEKDYERKVLAEDQWARTLTRMRSGSFLSKVKNLFR, encoded by the coding sequence TTGAAATGTCCTAAATGCAATTCGGACCTGACGCCAACCACCCGGCACAAGCTCAAGGTCAATTACTGTCAATCCTGCAAAGGGATGTGGCTGGAACGCCAGGAACTCAACCAACTGGAAGATGAAGCCTTCGATTTTGGAGATGATGCCAAAGGCACCCTGTTCCTCAGTACCACGCCCACCACCGCGAAATGCCCGGAGTGCAGCGCGCCCCTCAAACGATTCCAATACCGGTTCTACGAACTGGAAATGGAAGTTTGCACAAACCAGCATGGCTACTGGCTGGATGAGGACGAAGATACGCGTGTGCTGGAATTGATGAAACAAGAAGAAAAGGACTATGAGAGAAAGGTGCTCGCGGAAGACCAGTGGGCCAGAACCTTGACGCGCATGCGTTCCGGTTCGTTCCTCAGTAAAGTGAAGAATTTGTTCCGTTAA
- a CDS encoding PilZ domain-containing protein encodes MSVKPGHERRRFQRFRFSSVIRVRLGDTVQECEMLDMSFRGFLARCPSDWQPADGDRLRVEWRLADLIKLELDALVVHVHGGQIGCTWEARDAESFAHLKRLVEINLLDSKLVARELEALKVETGVRHHDAVH; translated from the coding sequence ATGTCGGTCAAGCCAGGCCACGAACGGCGCCGTTTCCAGCGCTTCCGTTTCTCCTCGGTCATCCGCGTCCGGCTGGGTGATACGGTGCAGGAGTGCGAAATGCTGGACATGTCCTTCCGCGGCTTTTTGGCGCGTTGCCCGTCCGACTGGCAACCGGCTGACGGTGACCGGTTGCGGGTGGAGTGGCGCCTCGCGGATCTCATCAAACTGGAACTGGATGCGCTGGTCGTGCATGTGCACGGCGGTCAAATAGGCTGCACCTGGGAAGCGCGCGATGCAGAAAGCTTCGCGCACCTCAAGCGCCTGGTGGAAATCAATCTGCTGGATTCCAAGTTGGTGGCGCGCGAGCTTGAGGCACTCAAAGTGGAAACCGGAGTCAGGCACCACGACGCCGTGCACTAG
- a CDS encoding oligopeptide:H+ symporter, with translation MQSTAPVSKTRSFSTVFLIEMWERFGFYGMQVLIVYYLVERLGFADTRANLTWGAAAALIYVAPAIGGWIGDKILGSRHTMLTGAIVLAIGYALMAVPGSSTSLLFCALGVIVVGNGLFKANAGNLVRKIYEGDDSRIDSAFTIYYMAVNIGSTVSMLLTPWIKDYINDTYGQNFGWHAAFAVCSLGLLVGLVNYLVMRHTLTLIGSEPDHHALNPRKLATVLGLAVIALFVAAVILNYQLVAKIFVYAAGVVVLGIFAWLIRNGRPSERPGLIAALILTIQTVFFFIFYQQMSTSLNLFALRNVDWSFGIFGLHLWDWKPAQFQAFNPIWIMILSPILAFIYTHFGKRGKDLSVAAKFAMGFAMVAIGFFIYGAAGHFLTGPGKTTSWLMVWGYAFGSLGELLTSGLGLAMIARYVPARMGGFMMGAYYVAVGLSMYFGGMVATIASVPSTITNPVEMMPLYTRLFNWLGVAGIVCTLIALAVLPLMRKLDARHHTQSPTKSPTVKPRTLATEED, from the coding sequence ATGCAATCAACCGCCCCGGTCTCCAAAACCCGCTCGTTCTCCACGGTTTTCCTCATCGAGATGTGGGAGCGCTTCGGCTTCTACGGCATGCAGGTGCTAATCGTGTATTACCTGGTCGAGCGCCTGGGCTTTGCGGACACCCGCGCTAACCTCACCTGGGGGGCGGCGGCCGCATTGATCTACGTCGCTCCGGCTATCGGCGGCTGGATCGGCGACAAGATCCTCGGCAGCCGCCACACTATGCTCACCGGGGCCATTGTGCTTGCCATCGGCTATGCGCTCATGGCGGTGCCCGGCTCAAGCACCTCGCTTCTGTTCTGCGCACTCGGTGTCATCGTCGTGGGCAACGGCCTGTTCAAAGCCAACGCCGGCAACCTGGTACGCAAGATCTATGAAGGCGACGACTCCCGCATCGACAGCGCCTTCACCATCTATTACATGGCCGTGAATATCGGCTCAACGGTTTCCATGCTGCTCACACCGTGGATCAAGGACTACATCAACGATACCTATGGGCAGAACTTCGGCTGGCACGCGGCGTTCGCGGTGTGCTCGCTCGGGTTGCTGGTGGGATTGGTCAATTATCTGGTCATGCGCCATACCCTGACACTTATCGGCTCGGAGCCGGATCATCACGCACTCAACCCGCGCAAGCTGGCGACGGTGCTGGGTCTTGCGGTCATCGCGCTGTTCGTCGCAGCTGTGATCCTCAACTACCAGTTGGTGGCAAAAATTTTCGTGTACGCGGCAGGCGTGGTGGTGCTGGGGATTTTCGCCTGGCTGATCCGCAACGGCCGGCCCAGCGAACGTCCGGGCCTAATCGCCGCGCTGATCCTCACCATCCAGACCGTGTTCTTCTTCATCTTTTACCAGCAGATGTCAACGTCGCTGAATCTGTTTGCGCTGCGCAACGTGGACTGGAGTTTCGGCATTTTCGGCCTGCATCTTTGGGACTGGAAGCCGGCGCAGTTCCAGGCGTTCAATCCCATCTGGATCATGATCCTGTCGCCCATCCTCGCGTTCATCTACACGCATTTCGGCAAGCGCGGCAAGGACTTGTCGGTGGCGGCAAAATTCGCCATGGGCTTCGCCATGGTGGCGATCGGGTTCTTCATCTACGGCGCGGCCGGCCATTTCCTGACCGGCCCGGGCAAGACCACGTCCTGGCTGATGGTGTGGGGCTACGCCTTCGGTTCCCTGGGTGAGTTGCTCACCAGCGGTCTGGGTCTGGCGATGATCGCGCGCTACGTGCCCGCGCGCATGGGTGGCTTCATGATGGGCGCCTATTACGTGGCCGTCGGCCTGTCCATGTATTTCGGCGGCATGGTCGCCACCATTGCGAGCGTGCCCAGCACCATAACCAACCCGGTGGAAATGATGCCGCTCTACACCCGCCTGTTCAACTGGCTGGGGGTGGCCGGGATTGTCTGCACGCTGATCGCGCTGGCCGTGCTGCCGCTGATGCGCAAGCTGGATGCCCGACACCACACCCAGTCGCCGACAAAAAGCCCCACGGTCAAACCGCGTACGCTGGCCACCGAGGAAGATTAA